A single window of Alosa alosa isolate M-15738 ecotype Scorff River chromosome 11, AALO_Geno_1.1, whole genome shotgun sequence DNA harbors:
- the LOC125303978 gene encoding transmembrane protein 178B-like, whose protein sequence is MATMRILTAAGLFLAFCALGLLTMAISTDYWYETDARRHRERCKKYASKRIDPGYIYISNQNLPLRMHPNGNVVERTKTTDGALLRVRRESIAPAAGIESRCSRRFNSTVTGLWRKCHRAGFDVENEELIFKGLLQRCIPVKYYYSSATIPRDLPINITKTIRQDEWHALHLQRMTAGFIGMAVSIILFGWMVGLLGCCNQNELMQYVAGLLFLMGGTCCIISLCTCVAGINFQLSRYPRYVYGLPEDISHGYGWSMFSAWGGLGLTLLAGFLCTLAPSLHTPQSTVTHKPRQENGIV, encoded by the exons ATGGCCACCATGAGGATATTAACAGCTGCCGGACTGTTCTTGGCCTTCTGTGCTCTGGGACTGTTGACAATGGCCATAAGCACGGACTACTGGTATGAGACTGATGCGAGGCGGCACAGAGAAAGATGCAAAAAATACGCCAGTAAAAGGATTGACCCtggatatatttatatttcaaatcaaaaccTTCCTTTACGGATGCATCCAAATGGAAATGTTGTTGAAAGGACGAAGACCACTGATGGGGCTCTTTTGCGGGTTAGACGGGAATCTATAGCTCCAGCTGCGGGCATAGAATCCCGCTGTAGTCGGCGTTTTAACTCGACTGTAACCGGATTGTGGAGAAAGTGTCACCGGGCAGGTTTCGATGTAGAAAATGAGGAATTGATATTCAAAG GTTTACTTCAGCGCTGCATTCCAGTGAAGTACTACTACTCCTCAGCAACTATTCCTCGTGACCTGCCCATCAATATCACCAAGACAATACGCCAAGATGAGTGGCATGCTCTGC ACTTGCAGAGAATGACTGCTGGCTTCATAGGAATGGCTGTCTCGATCATTCTGTTTGGCTGGATGGTAGGACTCCTGGGTTGCTGCAACCAAAATGAGCTGATGCAGTATGTAGCTGGCCTGTTGTTCTTAATGGGAG GAACCTGCTGCATCATCTCCCTGTGCACATGTGTGGCCGGCATTAACTTCCAGCTCTCGCGCTACCCCCGCTACGTGTACGGGCTGCCCGAGGACATCAGCCACGGCTACGGCTGGTCCATGTTCAGCGCCTGGGGGGGACTGGGCCTCACCCTGCTGGCCGGCTTCCTCTGCACACTGGCCCCCTCCCTGCACACGCCCCAGAGCACAGTCACGCACAAGCCGCGGCAGGAGAATGGCATCGTGTGA